Proteins from a single region of Psychrobacter cryohalolentis K5:
- a CDS encoding flavin reductase family protein, giving the protein MTTGYRPELIQRVFIDFISTRLHPFWSLTVPKLRLIARRTLSNDLIALQFEPNRAFKQQAFSSGNSSHNGWHGGQHINLSILIDGVYHQRHYSLVGLAQQPLWWHEDGDKNSNRNQDSLDKNGFDRDRLDEKSQPQTIVSTITIAVKPQGLVSDYLSKRAALGVIFNSSLPSGEFTLAHTALAQQASQISEPLSLTSTPLPLLFIASGSGITPMLGLITQALQNGHPVTLLHYNCTTFYKSPLQDQWQQLATKYPTFIYHLINTEDPNTYLAGSRHLSVETLIALKLPLMDTQIFACGSPALLAGLYRACDEINLPDNKQLCDNITIESFSAIESLDYMFSTIDKADEEAVTSEEKTIYLRGRQRQYNSSTTLLLGAESAGIRMSHGCRQGICQLCRCNKISGRVKNIQTGKISNDGYESIQTCINVPMTDVILDI; this is encoded by the coding sequence ATGACGACTGGCTATCGCCCTGAACTAATCCAACGCGTGTTTATTGATTTCATCAGTACGCGGCTGCACCCCTTTTGGTCATTAACTGTGCCTAAATTGCGTCTTATAGCACGCCGTACACTCAGTAATGACTTGATAGCGCTACAATTTGAGCCTAACCGCGCCTTTAAGCAGCAAGCTTTTAGTTCAGGTAATAGCTCACACAATGGTTGGCATGGCGGACAGCATATTAATTTAAGCATACTGATTGATGGTGTTTATCATCAACGCCACTATTCATTGGTTGGTCTAGCGCAGCAACCATTATGGTGGCATGAGGACGGCGATAAAAATTCTAATCGAAATCAAGATAGCCTTGATAAAAACGGCTTTGATAGAGATCGCCTTGATGAAAAGTCGCAACCGCAAACTATTGTCTCTACGATAACTATTGCTGTTAAGCCGCAAGGTCTAGTATCAGATTATCTAAGTAAACGTGCAGCACTGGGTGTTATATTTAATAGCAGTTTACCCAGTGGCGAATTTACTCTAGCTCATACAGCGTTAGCACAGCAAGCAAGTCAAATAAGCGAACCCTTATCCCTTACCTCTACACCACTGCCACTATTGTTCATCGCTAGCGGCAGTGGTATTACGCCAATGCTAGGTTTGATTACGCAGGCGCTGCAAAATGGACATCCAGTAACGCTGCTACATTACAATTGTACAACCTTCTATAAGTCCCCATTGCAAGATCAATGGCAGCAGTTAGCTACTAAATATCCAACGTTCATTTATCATCTTATTAATACGGAAGACCCCAATACTTATCTTGCCGGCTCGCGACATTTGAGCGTAGAAACTTTAATAGCATTAAAATTACCGCTGATGGATACACAGATATTTGCCTGTGGTTCGCCGGCGTTGTTAGCGGGTTTGTACCGCGCTTGCGATGAGATTAATTTGCCAGATAACAAGCAGCTGTGTGACAACATTACGATAGAGAGCTTTAGTGCCATAGAAAGCTTAGATTATATGTTTTCTACTATAGATAAAGCAGACGAAGAAGCCGTTACTAGCGAAGAAAAAACCATTTATTTACGTGGACGGCAACGACAATATAACAGTAGTACGACATTACTATTAGGTGCTGAGAGCGCTGGTATTCGAATGAGCCACGGCTGCAGACAAGGTATCTGTCAGCTGTGTCGCTGTAATAAGATCAGCGGTAGAGTCAAAAACATTCAAACCGGTAAGATAAGTAATGATGGATATGAGTCTATTCAAACCTGCATTAATGTACCAATGACTGATGTCATATTGGATATTTAA
- a CDS encoding GNAT family N-acetyltransferase, with protein sequence MSNVGKKSDINIVYNEAARRFETSIDGQTGYISYKEREDKLVYDHTIVPQELGGRGVGSALVKHALDYARENNKKVVPQCSFVASYIDKNPDYKDLL encoded by the coding sequence ATGAGTAACGTCGGTAAAAAATCAGATATAAATATCGTCTATAATGAGGCAGCGAGACGCTTTGAGACTTCAATCGATGGGCAGACAGGTTATATCAGTTACAAAGAGCGTGAGGATAAGCTGGTATATGATCATACTATCGTCCCACAGGAGTTAGGTGGTCGAGGGGTTGGCTCAGCATTGGTAAAACATGCATTGGACTATGCTCGTGAAAACAATAAGAAAGTAGTACCGCAGTGCTCGTTTGTTGCTTCGTATATTGATAAAAATCCTGACTACAAAGATCTACTATAG
- a CDS encoding acyl-CoA dehydrogenase C-terminal domain-containing protein → MLTYKAPLRDIKFLINDVFDYQTHYKDLDNGENADPETVDMILQGMADFAENVLAPLYQPADEEGCHFENGVVTTPKGFKEAYQQFVDGGWQGISYPEEYGGMNLPTSLNLIKAEMIGTANWPWAMYPGLSTGCINTIMQYGTDEQKETYLHKLVEGSWAGTMCLTEPQCGTDLGQVKSKAIPQDDASYKLSGTKIFISSGEHDLTENIIHIVLARLPDAPEGTRGISLFIVPKFLPNAEGEIGERNGVSCGSIEHKMGISSSATCVLNFDDAVGYLIGEPNKGLKAMFTFMNTARIGTGIQGLAHTELSFQNALPYAKDRRSMRTLSGTKDPEKVADAIIHHADVRRMLLTQKAFAEGGRSMIYHSARYADKMAQGIINGDDEEFEKWDDKLGFYTPILKGFLTELGIEAAKHGQQVYGGHGYIKEWGMELIARDARIATMYEGTTGIQALDLLGRKVILQSKGKIIRDYTSSIMKWCGEYALDKDMRKFVWALTKLCAEWNTLTVRLMLMARKDREIISAASDDFLMYSGYVMMGYHWARMAAVAYDKLENGGTESPEFYKAKIQTAEFYFDKLLPRTSGHAEGMVAPSSSMTAMDIDNFAFLD, encoded by the coding sequence ATGTTAACTTACAAAGCACCTTTACGTGATATCAAGTTTTTAATTAATGATGTATTTGACTACCAAACGCATTATAAAGATTTGGATAATGGCGAAAATGCAGATCCTGAAACCGTTGATATGATTCTTCAAGGGATGGCAGATTTTGCTGAAAACGTTTTGGCACCTTTATATCAGCCAGCGGATGAAGAAGGTTGTCATTTTGAGAATGGTGTGGTGACTACGCCTAAAGGCTTTAAAGAAGCATATCAGCAGTTTGTTGATGGTGGCTGGCAAGGTATTTCTTACCCTGAAGAATATGGCGGTATGAACTTACCGACCTCATTGAACCTTATCAAAGCTGAAATGATCGGTACGGCTAACTGGCCTTGGGCAATGTATCCTGGTTTATCAACCGGCTGTATCAATACCATTATGCAGTATGGTACGGATGAGCAAAAAGAGACGTATCTACATAAATTGGTCGAAGGCTCTTGGGCAGGCACTATGTGTCTAACTGAGCCACAATGTGGTACAGACTTGGGTCAAGTAAAGTCAAAAGCTATTCCACAAGACGACGCCAGCTATAAGCTTAGCGGTACTAAGATCTTCATCTCAAGTGGCGAGCATGACTTAACTGAAAACATTATTCATATCGTTTTAGCCCGTCTACCGGATGCACCAGAAGGCACCCGCGGTATTTCATTGTTTATCGTACCGAAATTTTTGCCAAATGCTGAAGGCGAAATTGGCGAGCGCAATGGCGTCTCTTGTGGATCTATTGAACACAAAATGGGCATCAGCTCATCAGCGACTTGTGTCCTAAACTTTGATGATGCCGTTGGTTACTTAATTGGTGAGCCGAACAAAGGTCTAAAAGCCATGTTCACCTTTATGAACACTGCCCGTATTGGTACTGGTATCCAAGGTCTGGCGCACACTGAATTGTCATTCCAAAACGCCCTACCATATGCCAAAGATCGTCGTTCAATGCGTACTTTATCAGGCACGAAAGATCCTGAAAAAGTTGCTGATGCGATTATTCATCATGCTGACGTACGCCGTATGCTATTGACCCAAAAAGCTTTTGCTGAAGGCGGTCGCTCAATGATTTATCATTCAGCACGCTATGCAGATAAAATGGCACAAGGCATCATCAATGGCGATGATGAGGAGTTTGAAAAATGGGATGATAAGCTTGGCTTCTATACGCCTATCCTAAAAGGCTTCTTGACTGAGCTAGGTATTGAAGCAGCCAAACACGGTCAGCAAGTCTATGGCGGTCATGGCTATATCAAAGAATGGGGTATGGAGCTGATCGCTCGTGATGCTCGTATCGCGACTATGTACGAAGGTACGACTGGTATCCAAGCATTGGATCTATTAGGTCGTAAAGTTATCTTGCAGTCTAAAGGTAAAATCATTCGCGATTACACTTCAAGCATCATGAAATGGTGTGGCGAGTATGCCTTAGACAAAGACATGCGCAAGTTTGTTTGGGCATTGACTAAGCTGTGTGCTGAATGGAACACTCTGACAGTACGCTTGATGTTGATGGCACGTAAAGACCGTGAAATCATCTCAGCAGCATCTGATGATTTCTTAATGTACTCAGGCTATGTGATGATGGGCTACCACTGGGCACGTATGGCAGCGGTTGCGTATGACAAGCTTGAAAATGGCGGTACAGAATCACCAGAGTTTTACAAAGCCAAAATCCAAACGGCAGAATTCTATTTTGATAAGCTGTTACCACGTACTTCAGGTCACGCCGAAGGCATGGTTGCACCAAGCAGCAGCATGACAGCAATGGACATTGATAACTTTGCTTTCTTAGACTAG
- the plsB gene encoding glycerol-3-phosphate 1-O-acyltransferase PlsB produces MIPKFLKKRIFKAPVVSGNTPATEPSDTPQIDGSPIVPTPYTNAPINQLYRKISGQMLDVAVKPKLLGELPEFDQDDQTLRFYVLQDYSRSNSILIDLQTQEHKLPPALVGVNDSAHNIKENAAIIFLHHPHAKENQLSPRLSRLVSAVLQYPELKVRLVPVSILWGRAPEKEDSLFKLLTADNWQDPSITKQLFNIGVMGRDTFIQFHPPQDLRTLINNSLQGDDDEPTDLNSVIFESTTLDTNASDATDSATENTIGVAPNYTVVAAADGNRELVRSLQQQLNIYLDKQRASMLGPDLSDRRNLVDKLVYSPAIKHAIEAEAAETGTSPREARLLAKSYANEMVNDYSHAIIRGFYKFLTWLWTQLYDGVEVHHFERVRELAADYELVYVPCHRSHVDYLLLSYVIYKRGLSIPYVAAGDNLDVPVLGPILRGAVAFYIRRSFRGNALYTAVLREYMHTLITRNTPIEYFIEGGRSRSGRLLPPKMGMLAMTVHSQLRQSNKPVVFIPTYIGYERIMEGGTYIGELKGKPKESESLLGLLKVGRKIERIFGNVHLSFGTPLHLTDFMAKFDVPENSLPADRTDTPLDDKASAMVDNIGVKVMQHINKAAVVTPVSLLSLVLLSAPKSALDEDICREQIALYQGLAQQLPYSSDTVVTDMSPQQIIDYGIKLKLIERIPHILGDIIQIAGKQAALLSYFRNNILHVFILLSFLAALVARNGRIERSRLDNIAMQLYPFLQSELFLYYPAHGLADTLNKKVDSLIAHGLIVELGDGMLSVPEANSRCYQQLQVLATPVEQSLERYFMTLALLAQQGSGNLTENEVVDLCHLLGQRLSVLYADDIPDFFDRALFTSFLGALTRLDYLQKDAETGILTFDQRINDIAHHAKYVLRPEMMQILHQVASLNEEEIAHAITEISNKKQRKFGRKR; encoded by the coding sequence ATGATACCGAAGTTCTTAAAAAAACGGATTTTTAAAGCACCAGTGGTCAGCGGTAATACGCCAGCCACTGAACCGTCAGACACGCCACAAATTGATGGCAGCCCTATTGTACCCACGCCTTATACTAATGCCCCAATTAATCAATTGTACCGTAAAATCTCGGGACAGATGCTAGATGTGGCGGTAAAACCAAAGCTTTTAGGTGAGTTACCTGAGTTTGATCAGGATGATCAGACGTTAAGATTTTATGTGCTGCAAGATTATTCGCGCTCCAACAGTATTTTGATTGACCTGCAAACGCAAGAACATAAATTACCGCCAGCATTGGTTGGGGTAAATGACAGTGCTCATAATATCAAAGAAAATGCTGCCATTATATTTTTACATCACCCCCATGCTAAAGAAAACCAACTATCACCGCGCCTATCACGTCTGGTCTCTGCTGTTTTGCAGTATCCAGAATTAAAAGTACGCTTGGTACCAGTATCTATCCTCTGGGGACGCGCGCCTGAAAAAGAGGATTCTTTATTTAAACTGCTAACGGCTGATAACTGGCAAGATCCTAGCATTACCAAACAGTTATTTAATATCGGTGTGATGGGACGCGATACTTTTATACAGTTCCATCCTCCGCAAGATTTGCGAACCCTTATTAATAACAGCCTTCAGGGCGATGATGATGAGCCTACTGACTTAAATTCCGTTATCTTTGAATCTACTACTCTTGATACGAATGCCAGTGATGCTACAGATAGCGCCACTGAAAATACAATCGGTGTAGCGCCAAATTATACTGTGGTAGCTGCGGCTGATGGCAATCGTGAGCTTGTACGCTCATTGCAGCAGCAGCTTAATATTTATTTGGACAAACAACGCGCCAGTATGCTCGGTCCTGACTTATCAGACAGACGTAACTTAGTAGATAAGCTGGTTTACTCACCTGCCATTAAACATGCAATAGAGGCAGAAGCAGCAGAGACCGGTACTAGCCCTCGAGAAGCGCGACTACTTGCAAAGAGCTACGCTAATGAGATGGTCAATGATTACTCACATGCCATCATCCGCGGTTTTTATAAATTTTTAACGTGGTTATGGACGCAACTGTATGATGGTGTAGAAGTCCATCACTTCGAGCGTGTACGTGAACTGGCAGCAGATTATGAGCTGGTATATGTACCTTGTCATCGTAGCCATGTTGACTACCTACTACTGTCTTATGTCATTTATAAACGCGGCTTGAGTATTCCTTATGTCGCTGCGGGTGACAACTTAGATGTGCCAGTTTTAGGTCCAATATTACGCGGTGCAGTGGCTTTTTATATACGTCGTAGTTTCCGTGGTAATGCGCTTTATACCGCAGTTTTACGTGAGTACATGCACACGCTTATTACTCGTAATACGCCGATTGAATACTTTATCGAAGGCGGGCGCTCACGCTCAGGACGTTTGCTACCACCGAAAATGGGTATGCTAGCAATGACAGTGCACAGCCAATTGCGTCAGAGTAACAAGCCAGTGGTCTTTATTCCGACTTATATCGGTTATGAGCGCATCATGGAAGGTGGCACCTATATCGGTGAGCTAAAAGGTAAGCCAAAAGAGTCTGAATCATTACTTGGACTCCTCAAAGTCGGTCGCAAGATTGAACGTATTTTTGGCAATGTGCACTTAAGTTTTGGTACACCGCTACATCTAACCGATTTTATGGCCAAATTTGATGTACCAGAAAACAGCTTACCTGCTGATCGCACCGATACGCCGCTCGATGATAAAGCCAGCGCCATGGTTGATAATATCGGTGTCAAAGTCATGCAGCATATCAATAAAGCAGCAGTGGTTACTCCGGTATCCTTGCTGTCACTGGTGTTACTATCTGCACCAAAATCGGCGCTCGATGAAGATATTTGCCGCGAGCAAATTGCCCTTTATCAAGGCTTGGCTCAACAGCTGCCGTATTCAAGTGATACGGTCGTTACCGACATGTCACCGCAGCAAATTATTGATTACGGTATTAAGCTTAAGCTTATTGAACGTATCCCTCATATCTTGGGTGATATTATCCAGATTGCAGGTAAACAAGCAGCACTGCTGAGTTATTTCCGTAATAATATCTTGCATGTCTTTATTCTCCTGTCTTTCTTAGCGGCTTTAGTTGCCCGTAATGGTCGTATCGAACGTAGCCGTCTAGACAATATCGCCATGCAGCTCTATCCATTTTTACAAAGCGAGCTATTCTTATATTATCCTGCGCATGGTTTGGCGGATACCCTGAACAAAAAAGTTGACAGTCTGATTGCTCATGGTTTGATTGTAGAATTGGGCGATGGCATGCTCAGCGTCCCTGAAGCTAATAGCAGATGCTACCAACAGCTACAAGTACTTGCCACGCCGGTTGAACAAAGCCTTGAACGCTACTTTATGACCTTGGCTCTACTCGCTCAGCAAGGCTCAGGCAACTTGACCGAAAACGAAGTAGTTGATTTATGTCATCTGCTTGGTCAGCGTTTATCAGTGCTATACGCTGATGATATTCCTGACTTCTTTGATCGCGCATTATTCACCAGTTTCCTCGGTGCATTGACTCGTTTGGATTATCTGCAAAAAGATGCAGAAACTGGCATCTTAACCTTTGATCAACGTATCAATGATATTGCTCATCATGCAAAATATGTACTGAGACCTGAAATGATGCAAATCTTGCATCAAGTTGCCAGTCTGAATGAAGAAGAGATTGCCCATGCTATTACTGAGATTAGTAATAAAAAGCAGCGGAAATTTGGGCGTAAGCGTTAA
- the ettA gene encoding energy-dependent translational throttle protein EttA has translation MAQYIYTMNNVSKLVPPKREILKNINLSFFPGAKIGVLGINGSGKSTLLRIMAGVDTEFSGEARAQTGTKIGYLPQEPQLDDSKDVRGNVEDGMREALDALARLDAIYAEYAEPDADFDKLAEEQGKMEDIIQAWDAHNLNTQLEKAADALRLPPWDADVSKLSGGEKRRVALCRLLLSRPDMLLLDEPTNHLDAESVAWLEQFLQNYSGTIVAITHDRYFLDNVAQWILELDRGHGYPYEGNYTEWLEQKNTRLEQQNKQEESFAKALKKELDWIRKNQKGQQAKSKSRVQRFEELNSQEFQKRNETSEIYIPPGPRLGNKVIEVNDISKSFGDRLLYENLSFNVPAGAIVGIIGPNGAGKTTLFNMITERDTPDTGSVDLGESVKVAYVGQVRDNLDDSKTVWEEISDGLDIITVGDYTTPSRAYIGRFNFKGSDQQKHVGQLSGGERNRLQLAKTLKQGANVLLLDEPSNDLDIETLRALEDAIQVFPGTVMVVSHDRWFLDRIATHILAFEDEGPVWFDGNYSEFETYRKKTMGDDANPKRMKYKKIST, from the coding sequence ATGGCTCAATATATTTACACGATGAACAACGTGTCAAAACTTGTTCCACCTAAGCGTGAAATCTTAAAGAACATCAACCTATCGTTTTTCCCTGGCGCCAAAATTGGTGTTTTGGGTATCAATGGTTCAGGTAAATCAACCTTGCTACGCATCATGGCGGGCGTGGATACTGAATTTAGTGGTGAAGCTCGTGCGCAAACGGGTACCAAAATTGGTTATTTGCCGCAGGAACCGCAGCTCGATGACAGCAAAGATGTCCGTGGTAACGTCGAAGACGGTATGCGTGAGGCGTTAGATGCGCTTGCTCGTCTTGATGCCATTTATGCGGAATATGCTGAACCTGATGCTGATTTTGACAAGCTTGCTGAAGAACAAGGTAAGATGGAAGACATCATCCAAGCATGGGATGCGCATAACTTAAATACCCAGCTTGAAAAAGCGGCTGATGCACTTCGTCTGCCACCTTGGGATGCGGATGTCAGTAAACTGTCTGGTGGTGAAAAACGCCGTGTGGCACTATGTCGTTTGCTCTTATCACGCCCTGATATGTTATTACTTGACGAACCAACCAACCATTTGGACGCTGAGTCCGTGGCATGGTTAGAGCAGTTCCTGCAGAACTATAGCGGTACTATCGTTGCCATTACCCATGACCGTTATTTCTTGGATAATGTCGCTCAGTGGATTTTGGAGCTTGACCGCGGTCATGGCTATCCGTATGAAGGCAACTATACTGAGTGGCTAGAGCAAAAGAACACTCGTCTAGAGCAGCAGAATAAGCAAGAAGAATCGTTTGCTAAAGCGTTGAAAAAAGAGCTGGATTGGATTCGTAAAAACCAAAAAGGTCAACAAGCTAAGTCCAAATCTCGCGTGCAGCGTTTTGAAGAATTGAACTCACAAGAGTTCCAGAAGCGTAATGAGACCTCTGAGATTTATATTCCACCGGGTCCTCGTTTGGGTAATAAAGTCATCGAAGTCAACGATATCTCCAAGTCATTTGGTGACCGTTTACTTTATGAAAACCTTAGCTTTAACGTCCCAGCTGGTGCCATTGTTGGTATTATTGGCCCAAATGGTGCGGGTAAAACCACCCTATTTAACATGATTACCGAACGCGATACGCCAGATACAGGCTCAGTCGATTTAGGTGAAAGTGTCAAAGTTGCTTATGTTGGTCAGGTACGCGACAATTTAGATGACAGCAAAACGGTTTGGGAAGAAATCTCTGACGGGCTTGATATTATTACCGTTGGCGACTATACGACGCCAAGCCGCGCTTATATTGGTCGCTTTAACTTCAAAGGTTCAGACCAGCAAAAGCACGTCGGTCAATTGTCTGGTGGTGAGCGTAACCGCTTGCAGTTAGCTAAGACCTTGAAGCAAGGCGCAAACGTATTGCTCCTTGATGAACCATCAAACGATTTGGACATCGAAACCTTACGTGCGTTAGAAGATGCGATTCAGGTCTTCCCAGGTACTGTCATGGTCGTATCGCATGATCGATGGTTCCTTGACCGTATCGCGACTCATATCTTGGCGTTTGAAGATGAAGGTCCAGTTTGGTTCGATGGTAACTATTCTGAGTTTGAAACGTATCGTAAAAAGACGATGGGTGATGATGCCAATCCTAAGCGTATGAAGTATAAAAAGATTTCAACTTAA
- a CDS encoding fatty acid desaturase family protein, with protein sequence MRLLLPIFKAKSAVSTITSLVDAPFKTTRYPTLTGTPLPKVQTEALANELNTLYQSVMDSLGSEDARYIQRVYGTVVYSEVISRALLAFSGQLSSKRSKLGVWLLGTSLLSFSKILNNMELGHNVMHGQYDWMQHPHLNSQKFDWDIVCPAPLWQHSHNYLHHTFTNIVGRDHDVGYHLIRVTDEQPWTPSDRYNLFKTMILALGFEWAVAFHDIQISVDEYADRPQLAEIMQPKARALFSKIARQAGKDYMAFPAVAGLTLGRSSAMTTLSGNITANIARNLWTWAVIFCGHFTEQAHIYTQLDANESKGDWYIRQILGSSNIQGNKWFHILTGNLSHQIEHHIFPDMPARHYAQIAPNVQAICDKYDLTYNTGHFSHQFKQVIGRIRHFSKPSSDEWRAYTQSISNNDRSITNKSSNNHASNNATETLRGFRRFLPQVVRQAMFYA encoded by the coding sequence ATGCGCTTGTTACTCCCTATATTTAAAGCTAAATCTGCAGTCTCTACTATAACTTCGTTAGTCGATGCACCATTCAAAACCACGCGATATCCGACGTTAACGGGTACGCCGTTACCAAAAGTGCAAACCGAAGCGCTCGCTAATGAATTGAATACACTGTATCAAAGCGTGATGGACTCACTAGGCAGCGAGGATGCGCGCTATATTCAGCGTGTTTATGGGACGGTAGTATATAGCGAGGTAATTTCACGGGCATTACTGGCATTTTCTGGGCAATTATCATCAAAACGCAGCAAACTTGGCGTTTGGCTACTTGGCACATCCTTACTGAGTTTTAGTAAAATTTTAAACAATATGGAACTTGGCCATAACGTTATGCATGGTCAGTATGACTGGATGCAGCACCCTCATCTTAACAGCCAAAAGTTCGATTGGGATATCGTTTGCCCTGCGCCGCTATGGCAGCATTCGCATAACTATCTACATCATACTTTTACCAATATCGTCGGTCGCGACCATGACGTCGGCTATCACTTGATTCGCGTGACTGATGAGCAGCCTTGGACGCCAAGCGATCGTTATAACTTATTTAAGACGATGATATTGGCATTAGGCTTTGAATGGGCAGTCGCTTTCCATGATATCCAAATCAGTGTTGACGAATACGCAGATAGGCCGCAGCTGGCAGAAATAATGCAGCCAAAAGCTCGTGCCCTATTCAGTAAAATCGCCCGGCAAGCGGGTAAAGATTATATGGCTTTTCCTGCGGTGGCAGGTCTGACATTAGGTCGTAGTAGTGCAATGACAACCTTAAGCGGTAATATCACTGCCAATATTGCTCGTAATCTATGGACATGGGCGGTGATATTTTGTGGTCACTTTACTGAGCAGGCGCATATTTATACCCAGCTTGATGCCAATGAGAGCAAAGGTGATTGGTACATACGCCAAATTCTCGGTTCTAGTAATATTCAGGGTAATAAATGGTTTCATATTCTGACTGGTAATTTATCGCATCAGATTGAGCACCATATCTTTCCGGATATGCCTGCTAGGCACTATGCGCAGATTGCACCAAACGTACAAGCCATCTGCGATAAATACGATTTAACCTATAATACTGGGCACTTTAGTCATCAATTTAAGCAAGTAATTGGACGCATTCGCCATTTTAGTAAACCAAGTAGCGATGAATGGCGCGCTTACACACAATCGATATCAAATAATGATAGAAGCATTACCAACAAAAGCAGTAATAACCATGCCTCTAACAACGCTACTGAGACATTACGTGGTTTTAGAAGGTTTCTCCCTCAGGTTGTGCGCCAAGCTATGTTTTATGCCTGA
- a CDS encoding 5-carboxymethyl-2-hydroxymuconate Delta-isomerase, with protein sequence MPHLTIQVTPNVSIAHEESFLKALNKILWDSGHFGKATDIKARIIRVETFLVGVEDDEQVNGFIYAHLKIMSGRDISIRNQLAEQLVTTIEQTLGAEQSGRASLQVCVEVEEISAVYHKKMLNA encoded by the coding sequence ATGCCGCATTTAACCATTCAAGTGACACCCAATGTCAGTATTGCTCACGAAGAATCATTCCTCAAAGCATTGAATAAGATCCTGTGGGACAGTGGACACTTTGGTAAAGCAACAGATATTAAAGCGCGCATTATTCGTGTTGAAACGTTTTTAGTGGGCGTTGAAGATGATGAGCAAGTCAATGGCTTTATTTATGCACATCTGAAAATCATGAGCGGTCGTGATATAAGTATCCGTAATCAGCTTGCTGAGCAATTGGTGACTACTATAGAGCAAACGCTGGGTGCTGAGCAATCAGGACGCGCATCGTTACAAGTATGCGTAGAGGTTGAAGAGATTAGCGCGGTGTATCATAAGAAAATGTTAAATGCGTAA
- the ybaK gene encoding Cys-tRNA(Pro) deacylase: MTPAINLAKQRGLDYRLHEYIHDSNAASFGLEAAEKLGVDVTQVFKTLVVLTDTDVLAVAILPVDKTLNFKKMAKALSVNKMLACKKVQMADPKQVERSTGYVLGGVSPLGQKKRLPTVIDESAQTHSTIYVSGGRRGLEIELPPAQLATTLTARFASITDD, translated from the coding sequence ATGACGCCAGCTATCAATCTCGCCAAACAACGTGGTCTTGATTATCGATTACATGAATATATTCATGACAGTAACGCTGCCTCTTTTGGGTTAGAAGCGGCCGAAAAGCTGGGTGTTGACGTGACACAGGTTTTTAAAACCTTGGTCGTATTGACCGATACAGATGTGCTCGCTGTTGCTATCTTGCCAGTGGATAAAACCTTAAACTTTAAAAAAATGGCTAAGGCGCTATCTGTTAATAAAATGCTGGCCTGCAAAAAAGTCCAAATGGCAGATCCTAAACAGGTCGAGCGTAGTACCGGCTATGTATTAGGCGGTGTCAGTCCATTGGGACAAAAAAAACGCTTGCCAACTGTTATAGATGAGTCAGCGCAAACACATTCAACCATCTATGTGAGCGGTGGTCGCCGTGGTCTAGAGATTGAACTGCCGCCAGCACAATTAGCGACGACACTTACGGCTCGCTTTGCCTCTATTACCGATGATTGA